Genomic DNA from bacterium:
AATTTCACATTTGCTCAAACTGCAAGACTGCAGGTTATACACAACGCTGCGGACCCCGGAGCTGTTGCGGTTGACATATATTTAAATGGCTCTATACTTCTGGACAACTTTGGCTTCAGAGAAGCGACCCCCTTTGTCGATGCACCAGCCGGGACACCAATAAACATAGGTGTTGCTGGTCCAAATAGCACGTCTGCTGCAGACACTATTAAAAACTTCAATGTAACTTTGGCTGCAAATGAAACCTATGTTGCTATTGCAAATGGTGTTTTAGATCCGAATTCTTTTGCTTCAAATCCGGATGGACGCAGCACCGCTTTTACATTATTCATTAAGGCAATGGCAAGAGAAAATGGAACAAGTTCTGATGTCGACTTTTTTGTATTGCATGGATCCACAGATGCACCGACAGTTGATGTTTTAGCTAGAAGAGTTGCTGCTCTCGTCGACAATGCCGGCTATGGAGATATTACAAATTATATTACCGTTCCTGCTGCATCTTATATTTTAGATGTTACACCGGGCGACGACAATTCGGCAATTGTCGCTTCATTCGAAGCTGACTTAAGCGGCCTGGGTGGTGGTGCTGCAGTTGTTTTTGCTTCTGGTTTCCTGAATCCAATGCAAAATCAGGATGGAGAAGCATTCGGAATATTTGTTGCATTACCAAATGGAACTGTTGTTGAATTTCCTTCTGTTCAGCTTTCACGATTGCAGGTAATACACAATGCTGCTGATGTCGCTGCTGAAAATGTTGATATATATTTAAATGGCAGTTTATTATTGAATGACTTTGCTTTCAGAACTGCTACACCTTTCATTGATGCACCTGCAAATGTTGATTTAAATATCGGAATTGCTCCACCTAACAGTACTTCTGTTGATGATACCTTGGCAAACTTTACTGCTAATCTTGTTAACGGTGAAACTTACGTTCTAATTGCTAATGGTGTTTTGGACCCTAACTCTTACGCGGCTAACCCTGATGGAAGAAATATTTCATTTACACTTTTTGCAAACACTGATGCTCGTGAAAGTGCTAATAGTGGAAACGTTGACTTTTTTGTAATTCATGGTTCAACCGACGCTCCAACTGTTGATGTTATTGCAAGAGGTGTTGCTACGTTAGTAGATAACGCTGCTTATGGTGATATCACTGGTTATATTTCTGTTCCACCAGGAAATTACACATTAGATTTGACCTTAGCTGATGGAATAACTTTAGTACAATCATATTGGGCAGATCTCAGAACTCTCGGTGGCGGAAGTGCTGTTGTATTTGCTTCCGGATTTCTAGATCCTTCAGCTAACCAGAATGGTGAAGCTTTCGGAATTTTCTTTGCGCTTGCTGATGGAACTGTTGGTCAATTTCCTGAAGGAGTTGCAAGCGTAGAAAATATTTCTGGAGTAACTCCGGATAACTATACTCTTGCACAGAATTATCCAAATCCGTTTAACCCGAGCACAACCATCAATTTTACAATTCCGAATAGTGAATTTGTAACGTTGAAAGTATTCAATATACTTGGAAGCGAAGTTGCTACTTTGGTCAATGAAAATTTAACTGCGGGTGCTTACAGATTTAGCTTTGAAGCGCAGAACCTGGCTTCCGGTGTTTATCTCTACGAGTTGACCGCTGGTAGCTTTAGAGAAATCAAAAAAATGAATCTTCTTAAATAAATAATAAAAAAAGTAATGAGGATAACTGCCTGTAATAAAAGTTCTGATGTTCAAATGTTAACCAAGACACGTAATTTATACGCAGACATTTTTGAAACTAATTCGCAGGTAGTATCCTCATTTAATATAAATTTAACAGAATCTAATTTTGGAAAACATTATCTTATATCAACCTCATCAGTCGTAAAATTTATAAAATGAAAAGCGTAGTTATCATAGGATCCGGTCTCGGTGGTTTGTCAACCGCTTTAAGACTTTCTCATAAGGGTTACGACGTAACCATTCTTGAGAAGCATTCAATTCCTGGTGGAAGATTAAACATAATCGAGCAGGATGGTTTTCGCTTTGATATGGGTCCGTCTTTTATGAGTATGACTTATGAGCTTGATGAATTATTTAAAAGTGTTGATATGAAAGTTCCTATTGAGCTTGAAGAGCTCGAACCGCTATACCAGGTATTTTTTGAAGGACAAGAAAAACCACGACTCATTTACAAAGATTTACCGAAACTTGGTGAAGAGTTTAAAGATATTGAACCAAACCTTGAAGAGAATGCAAAGAAATATCTTGAACGTGCAGGACAATTCTTTCACGATACGGTTGATAAAGTTGTAAAATCCAATTTTGAAAACAAGCTTGATTACGTTTTGAAACTGACACGTGTTCCTTTGAAGCATCTTCCATATCTTCAGAGAAATATGTGGGTAGAAGTCGAAAAACATTTTACATCCGAAGAAGTTAAGGTGATATTCTCGCTTGTTGCTTTCTTTCTTGGTTCAACTCCATTTCAGACGCCGGCAATTTATTCTCTGCTCAACTACACAGAGATGAAACACAACGGATACTGGAAAGTTAAAGGCGGAATGTATCGTCTTGTTGAAGAGCTGGTAAAGATATTAAATGAAAAAGGAGTGAAGATAGTTTATAATACAGAGATAGTAAGTGTTGGCGACAATAACGGCAAGCTGTATGAATTGATTGATCAGAATGGGAAGAAATGGAGCGCTGATATTTTCATTTCAAATTCTGATGCGGCTTCTTTCAGAGGAAAAATATTGAATCGCGAAAAATTCAGTGAAGAAAAACTTGACCAGATGCATTGGACACTTGCGCCTTTCACAATATATCTCGGTGTGAAAGGAAAGATAGACAAGCTTACTCATCACAATTATTTTCTCGGAAGCAATTTCAGAGGATATGCTGATACGATTTTCACTTCTTCGATTAGTCCGCAGAAACCGTATTACTATGTAAATGCGCTTTCAAAATCAGAAGCGAGCTGTGCACCGGAAGGATGCGAAAACCTATTCATTCTTTGTCCGGTTCCTGATCTTCGCTACAAAAAATCGTGGGAAGACAAAGAAGAGCTTGCACAAAATATTATCGACGATCTTTCAAACAGAGTTGGCTTTGATATTCAGAGCAACATCATAACTAAAAAAATATTAGCTCCCGATGACTGGGCAAAAATGCTCAATCTTTATAAAGGATCGGGACTCGGTCTTGCACACGACATAAATCAGGTTGGTGCGTTCAGACCAAAAAATAAAGACGAAAAACTTTCAAACTTATATTATGTTGGCGCATCGACAACGCCCGGGACTGGTTTACCAATGGTTATCATTAGTTCAAAATTAGTAACGGAGAGGATAGAAAATGACTTTTCAACATTACACTAATACCAGCTACAAGCTGAGTAAAAAATTAACTACTGCTTACAGCACTTCTTTCAGTCTCGGGATAAAGGTTTTTAAACCGGAATATCGAGATCCCATTTTTGCTATCTACGGATTCGTCCGTGTTGCCGATGAAATTGTTGATACTTTTCATTCATACGACAAAGAATATCTGCTTGAAAAATTTACAAACGATACATGGGAAGCAATAAACACCGGTGTTTCCACAAACCCTGTTTTACATTCATTCCAGAAGGTTGTTAACGACTATAGAGTTGACCGCAAGCTGATTTCTGCTTTCCTGAAAAGCATGGAGATGGATCTTTCTCGCTCTTCATACAACAGGGAAAATTATGATGAATACATTTACGGCTCAGCGGAAGTTGTTGGCTTGATGTGTCTTAAAGTTTTTGTTGACGGCGATGAAAAGAAATACAAAGAGCTTGAACATTCAGCGCGAATGCTTGGCGCTGCATTTCAGAAAGTGAACTTCCTGAGAGATATCCAGAGTGATATTAATGACAGGGGAAGAATTTATCTGCCCGGCGTTCATCACATTGATTACATTGATGACCACAACAAAGCCATGCTTGAAAAGGAAGTTGAAGCTGAATTTAAAGAAGCATTCCACGGAATAATCCATCTCCCGATTGCAGTAAAGCTCGGAGTTTATTCGGCTTATCTTTATTACCTGATGCTCTTCAAAAAAATTAAGCGGCTGGATGTTGAGCAGTTAAGAAGAAAGCGTGTAAGAATTTCTAACCTGTATAAATTTTACCTGCTGATAAAATCTTATTTTGAAGTAAAGGTTTTAAAGTCCACTTAGTTGAGCATCGAGTATCTAATATTTAACGCTATCGTTATCAGCGGTCCGGCATTTTTCGGCTCGCTAAAGTGCTGTTATGTCTGGAATCATCTGAAGACAATGTTAATTGCAATTGTCATCCCTGCAATTCCCTTTCTTATTTGGGATGCACTTGTTGCCGGCACTCACTGGCATTTTAACTCTGAATATGTATCGGGAATAAAAATTATAAATCTTCCCATTGAAGAAATTTTATTCTTCATTACCGTTCCGTTCGCCTGCCTGTTCACGTGGGAAATGATAATCAGAAGAGCTAAAGAAAAACAAATTGATCTGCAATGGCTTAGACTGCTTCTTTATCTTGCTCTGCCTGCTGGAATTTATTTCTTCTCAATAGGAAAACAGTACACAGGATTAACTCTATCTTTCATATTTCTTGCGAACCTTGTTGATCAGTTTCTGAAAACAAATCTGCTTTTCGATAAACGATTCTATTTTTACCTTCTGCTTATCGTTATTTTTACATTGATCTTTAACGGCTATTTAACGTGGCGTCCGGTTGTTACATACGGAGTTGAGTATCAGCTTGATTTCAGAATTATCACTATTCCGGTTGAAGATTTTTTCTATGGAATATCTTTGCTGTGGATGAACACGAGTCTTTATAAATATTTACTAAGAAAAAACGGTATTATAAATGTTAACAAATAAATGGTATCTGGTTTGTCCTTCCGATGAACTGAAGAATGAAGTCAAACAATATAAAATTCTCGGACAGGAAATAATTCTTTTTCGAAATCCCGATAACACAATCACTGCACTTGAAGACAGATGCTGTCACAGAAACGTAAACCTTTCTTTGGGTTATCTGGATAAAGAAAGAGTTGTCTGCGGTTACCATGGATGGGAGTACGATAAAACAGGATCTTGTGTAAAAATTCCTTCGCAGCTTCCCGGAGATAAAATTCCACCGACAGCTAAAATAAAAACTTATCCCGTTCAGGATTTTAACAAGTGGGTGTGGATTTTTATTGGCGAGGCAGAAAAAGCAAGTGAAGTTAAACCAACAAACATTCCCGAAATGAACGAGTGGCCGTTCACATATAAAGCTTACACAATCAAAGCTGATCTTGAAACAACTGCTGAAAGTTTGATTGACCCTTATCATATCGCTTATGTTCATCGCAACTCGATAAAATCTTTTATGGGACAAATACAGGAACATCCTGCAGACTTCAACCTTAAAATTCTTGATGACGGCGTTGAAGGATTTTACAAACGTGCCAACGTCGGAACGGTTGCTGAGAAAACTTATTTCGGAAATGAAGAAAACATCGGGACGAGAATCAGGTTTTATTATCCAAATATTTCCCGTCTCGAAATTCGTTTCAAGCAAAGAATTTTATTAATCCTCGAACATGTCTACCAGGTCGATGACGATCACGTAAATATGATGCAGATAACATTGTGGAAAAATATTTTCCCGAAATTTCCCGCGTTTGCAAAATGGTTTATGGGAAGAAAATCGGAGAAGATTGTAACGGAGGATATTGATTTCCTCGCATCGAATCAGAAAATATTAAAACGTGCGGGGGACAACCTTCACGAAGTAAGTGTAAAGGGCGACGAAGTATCATTGAGTTTCAGAAGATTCTGGAGAAAGAAACTTCAAGGGGAATGATGATTCAATCCACACCCGATTCATTGATCCAGAATAAGAAAGAAGTTCCATCCGAGTTTAACAGGATTGCGAAGCGATACGACATTGCAACTTTCTTGAGCCAGGGTTACCAGAAAGATCTGCAAACAAGTGTTGACAGGATGAATCTGAATGGGAACGAATATCTTGCCGATCTCTGCTGTGGAACGGGGAAGTCAACAATCGCCTGTCTGAATAATCTTCCAAACGGAAAGGTCATCGGTATTGACAACTCGGAGGGAATGCTTGAAGCCGCGAGAGAAAAACTAATTCCAAAATTCGGCAAAGATAAAGTTTCTTTCGCTCAGCAGGATGTAATGAATCTCAATCTGGCGGATAACAGTCTCGATGCAATTTTTATGGCTTACGGAATTCGCAATATGACAGACTTTGAAATGTGTATCAAAAACCTTCATAGTATTTTAAAGCCAGGAGGAAAAATCTGTTTTCACGAATATGCAATCAGCAAATCTTTCGCATCAAAACTTTACTGGAAATTTTTAGGATACTTTTTGATAATTCCTTTTGCGGGATTAACAACGGGTTCAACAAAAATTTTCCGTTATCTGATTAAAAGTGTTGAGACATTTCTTTCTCCAAATGAATTTATATACCTACTGAAGAAAGCAGGATTTGAAAACATAAAACATACTCCTCTCGGAAGCTGGCGGAAACCTGTGTTATATACATTTATAGCACAAAAACCATCTCAATAACTATGAGCATAAAATCCATAATAGCAAAACGAATCGAGAAAAAACTCGGCGGATACAAAATCCAGCTAAATAAAATTGATTCTTCTCTTCCGGAAAAACTTTCTCACGAGAAAAGTGTTGGAATTATTGGCGGAGGACTGGCGGGTGTTTCTGCTGCAATCTTTCTCGCAGAAAGAGGATTCAAAGTTAAGATTTTTGAAAAAGAAAAATATCTCGGCGGGAAAGTTGGTTCATGGCCGGTAAAGTTTGACGATGGTTATTCAACACAAGTTGAACACGGCTTTCACGCATTCTTCAGACAGTATTACAACCTTCGCAATCTTTTGAAGAAAATTGATTCTTACAAATATCTCATCCCGATTGATGATTATTTAATTCTAACAAAAGATCACGGCAATTACGGATTTAAGAATCTCGACACAGTTCCTGTGCTGAATATTCTAAGTATGGCAAAAACGGGAATTTACTCCTACAAAGATGCTATGCTGAATCCAGGTTTCAGAAAGATGACTTCGCTGCTGAATTATAGCCGCGAAAAAACGTTTTCAAAGTTTGATAATGTTTCGTTCAAAGATTTTGCTGATGATGTGAAACTTCCGCCGGAAATGAGATTGATGTTTACCACCTTCTCCCGTGCGTTTTTTGCTGAACCGCAATACATCTCAATGGCAGAGCTGATAAAAAGTTTTCATTCATATTTTCTTAGTAACGATCTCGGTTTATTGTACGATGTTCTAAATGATGATTTTGAGGACACGCTCTGGAAACCAGCAAAAAATTATTTGAGCAAATACAAATCAACAATATCGCTTGATTCGAGAATTACTTCATTTAAAAAAGATGGAGATCAATTTATAATCAATGATGAGCGATTTGATTATGCGATCATCGCATCGGACGTTAAAGGAACAAAGAGCATCATTCGATATTCTGATTATTTCAAAAACGGACATCCGAACTTCTACAATCAAATGACAAACCTTAAGCAGTCACAAAGATATTCTGTTTTGAGAGTCTGGATTGATAAAGATATACGACAGGGGGTACCGTTCTTCATTTTCACAGACGCATTAAAAATTCTTGACTCAGTTACAATCTATCATCGAATGGAAAAGTCAAGCGAAGAATGGGAGAAGAAAAACGGTGGTGGAATTTTCGAACTTCATTCCTATGCTGTGCCGGATGATTTTCCAAAAGAAGATATAAGAAATCAATTCCTCAAAGAGTTTGAAGAATATTTCCCGGAGATAAAAGGTTACAAAGTAAAATACGAATACTTGCAGGTGAAAGATGACTTCACAGCATTTCACACAAACCTTTACAAAACTCGCCCTGCCGTAAAAACCGA
This window encodes:
- a CDS encoding aromatic ring-hydroxylating dioxygenase subunit alpha, with amino-acid sequence MLTNKWYLVCPSDELKNEVKQYKILGQEIILFRNPDNTITALEDRCCHRNVNLSLGYLDKERVVCGYHGWEYDKTGSCVKIPSQLPGDKIPPTAKIKTYPVQDFNKWVWIFIGEAEKASEVKPTNIPEMNEWPFTYKAYTIKADLETTAESLIDPYHIAYVHRNSIKSFMGQIQEHPADFNLKILDDGVEGFYKRANVGTVAEKTYFGNEENIGTRIRFYYPNISRLEIRFKQRILLILEHVYQVDDDHVNMMQITLWKNIFPKFPAFAKWFMGRKSEKIVTEDIDFLASNQKILKRAGDNLHEVSVKGDEVSLSFRRFWRKKLQGE
- a CDS encoding lycopene cyclase domain-containing protein yields the protein MSIEYLIFNAIVISGPAFFGSLKCCYVWNHLKTMLIAIVIPAIPFLIWDALVAGTHWHFNSEYVSGIKIINLPIEEILFFITVPFACLFTWEMIIRRAKEKQIDLQWLRLLLYLALPAGIYFFSIGKQYTGLTLSFIFLANLVDQFLKTNLLFDKRFYFYLLLIVIFTLIFNGYLTWRPVVTYGVEYQLDFRIITIPVEDFFYGISLLWMNTSLYKYLLRKNGIINVNK
- a CDS encoding phytoene/squalene synthase family protein, producing the protein MTFQHYTNTSYKLSKKLTTAYSTSFSLGIKVFKPEYRDPIFAIYGFVRVADEIVDTFHSYDKEYLLEKFTNDTWEAINTGVSTNPVLHSFQKVVNDYRVDRKLISAFLKSMEMDLSRSSYNRENYDEYIYGSAEVVGLMCLKVFVDGDEKKYKELEHSARMLGAAFQKVNFLRDIQSDINDRGRIYLPGVHHIDYIDDHNKAMLEKEVEAEFKEAFHGIIHLPIAVKLGVYSAYLYYLMLFKKIKRLDVEQLRRKRVRISNLYKFYLLIKSYFEVKVLKST
- a CDS encoding class I SAM-dependent methyltransferase, which produces MMIQSTPDSLIQNKKEVPSEFNRIAKRYDIATFLSQGYQKDLQTSVDRMNLNGNEYLADLCCGTGKSTIACLNNLPNGKVIGIDNSEGMLEAAREKLIPKFGKDKVSFAQQDVMNLNLADNSLDAIFMAYGIRNMTDFEMCIKNLHSILKPGGKICFHEYAISKSFASKLYWKFLGYFLIIPFAGLTTGSTKIFRYLIKSVETFLSPNEFIYLLKKAGFENIKHTPLGSWRKPVLYTFIAQKPSQ
- a CDS encoding DUF4397 domain-containing protein, translating into MKTIKILLTTILLIGINFTFAQTARLQVIHNAADPGAVAVDIYLNGSILLDNFGFREATPFVDAPAGTPINIGVAGPNSTSAADTIKNFNVTLAANETYVAIANGVLDPNSFASNPDGRSTAFTLFIKAMARENGTSSDVDFFVLHGSTDAPTVDVLARRVAALVDNAGYGDITNYITVPAASYILDVTPGDDNSAIVASFEADLSGLGGGAAVVFASGFLNPMQNQDGEAFGIFVALPNGTVVEFPSVQLSRLQVIHNAADVAAENVDIYLNGSLLLNDFAFRTATPFIDAPANVDLNIGIAPPNSTSVDDTLANFTANLVNGETYVLIANGVLDPNSYAANPDGRNISFTLFANTDARESANSGNVDFFVIHGSTDAPTVDVIARGVATLVDNAAYGDITGYISVPPGNYTLDLTLADGITLVQSYWADLRTLGGGSAVVFASGFLDPSANQNGEAFGIFFALADGTVGQFPEGVASVENISGVTPDNYTLAQNYPNPFNPSTTINFTIPNSEFVTLKVFNILGSEVATLVNENLTAGAYRFSFEAQNLASGVYLYELTAGSFREIKKMNLLK
- a CDS encoding oleate hydratase, which translates into the protein MSIKSIIAKRIEKKLGGYKIQLNKIDSSLPEKLSHEKSVGIIGGGLAGVSAAIFLAERGFKVKIFEKEKYLGGKVGSWPVKFDDGYSTQVEHGFHAFFRQYYNLRNLLKKIDSYKYLIPIDDYLILTKDHGNYGFKNLDTVPVLNILSMAKTGIYSYKDAMLNPGFRKMTSLLNYSREKTFSKFDNVSFKDFADDVKLPPEMRLMFTTFSRAFFAEPQYISMAELIKSFHSYFLSNDLGLLYDVLNDDFEDTLWKPAKNYLSKYKSTISLDSRITSFKKDGDQFIINDERFDYAIIASDVKGTKSIIRYSDYFKNGHPNFYNQMTNLKQSQRYSVLRVWIDKDIRQGVPFFIFTDALKILDSVTIYHRMEKSSEEWEKKNGGGIFELHSYAVPDDFPKEDIRNQFLKEFEEYFPEIKGYKVKYEYLQVKDDFTAFHTNLYKTRPAVKTEVDNLFLAGDWVKLESPAMLMEAATTSAIVAANSILNKEGLKEEQIYSVPLKGVLA
- the crtI gene encoding phytoene desaturase produces the protein MKSVVIIGSGLGGLSTALRLSHKGYDVTILEKHSIPGGRLNIIEQDGFRFDMGPSFMSMTYELDELFKSVDMKVPIELEELEPLYQVFFEGQEKPRLIYKDLPKLGEEFKDIEPNLEENAKKYLERAGQFFHDTVDKVVKSNFENKLDYVLKLTRVPLKHLPYLQRNMWVEVEKHFTSEEVKVIFSLVAFFLGSTPFQTPAIYSLLNYTEMKHNGYWKVKGGMYRLVEELVKILNEKGVKIVYNTEIVSVGDNNGKLYELIDQNGKKWSADIFISNSDAASFRGKILNREKFSEEKLDQMHWTLAPFTIYLGVKGKIDKLTHHNYFLGSNFRGYADTIFTSSISPQKPYYYVNALSKSEASCAPEGCENLFILCPVPDLRYKKSWEDKEELAQNIIDDLSNRVGFDIQSNIITKKILAPDDWAKMLNLYKGSGLGLAHDINQVGAFRPKNKDEKLSNLYYVGASTTPGTGLPMVIISSKLVTERIENDFSTLH